CCCGCGACTCCGACAAGCGCGAACAACGCAATGTCTTTCTGTGAAAAATGAAAGATGGGACTAGATAACAACAATGGGGCTGTTGTCCAAAATAAACTGAAAGTTGCAAACACACATGCATGATAAGCAGCCCGGCGGCGTAAAATTGGAGTTGTTCGCAGCAATTGCCACATCGAACCGAGTAGAGCTGTATAGCGTGTGTCTGTCGAGGGCTTTCTTGCAGGTAACACCTTCAACAGCACGATAGCCAAAATAAAAACAGCTGCAGCAGACAAGGCGAATACGGCATGCCAGCCAAAAAAATCAGCTACCAGGCTCGATAAAGGACGCGAGAGCATGATTCCAAGTAACAAACCACTCATGACATTGCCGACAACACGGCCCCCTGAAGATTCGGATGCAAGGTATGACGCAAAAGGCACGAGTACTTGCGCAGCAACCGACCCTAAGCCGATTACAAACGAAGCCGCTAAGAACGGCACAGCTTGCTTCGACACTGCCGTGATTGCAAGGGCAATCCCTGTGAGAAATAGAGATACGACAACCAACCTGCGGTTTTCAATGATATCTCCCATAGGTACGATGAATAACAAGCCAACTACATAACCAATCTGCGTTAACGTCACGATAAAGCCAGACATGTTGGCTGACAGCCCGATTGAAGAACTAATAATCCCAACCAAGGGCTGTGCATAGTAAAGATTAGCTACAATGATACCGCATGCGGTAGCCAGAAGTAGGGTTAACCAGGTCGGGATATTGTTCTCGATAGTTTCCTTTTTTAATGCAGTCATTTTAAGCAACTCCTTACAGAAATTTATTTTTTACTTTTAAATACTAAACGTACAGTTTACTAATTTATAATCAAATAATATACTGAACGTATAGTTTTGTAAATAGGTGAATTCAGCTTTATTTTTTATTCTTAATTGGTATACTGAACGTATAGTTTATTTTTTCGTTTAAGATATGTACTGATGAAAGGTGACGATTACAATGAATGGTAAAAGAGGAAGACCGCGTAATGTAGAAGCGCAAAACTCTATCCTTTCCGCATCCTATGAGTTATTGTTGGAAAATGGCTTTCAAGCCGTCACAGTTGATAAAATCGCCGATCGTGCTCAAGTTAGCAAGGCTACCATTTATAAATGGTGGCCTAACAAAGCTGCCGTGGTAATGGATGGTTTCCTGTATGCCGCCACGACCAGATTGCCAGTGCCTGATACGGATTCGGCATTTAGTGATATTCTCATTCATGCCACGAATTTAACCCGGTTTTTGACAAGTCGGGAGGGAACCATCATTACGGAGCTATTAGGCGAAGGACAGTTTGATTCAGGATTGGCGGAGGCTTATCGTACTCGATTTTTCCGTCCCCGCCGACTTGAGGCAAGAAGTCTATTAGAGAAAGGGATTCAACTCGGGGAACTGAAAAAAGACCTCGACATCGACATATGCATTGATCTCATTTACGGACCGATTTTCTATCGTTTGCTTGTAACAGGTGAGAAGTTGGATGAAACCTATGTGCAACATTTGGTACAAAACGCATTTGAAGGAATCCGCTCTACCTGAGTTGTATTTCTCGCCATCACAACAATTACTTCGAGTCGCAAGAATGCTACCGCAATCCCCCATAGTTCCGGAAGGAATTTCTGTGCGGATTTGCTTGAACGAGGAAGGTTCCCACACCAATCGTTGCTCAGAGGATGGACAAAAAAAGAGTCCGAGGCAGTTGACGAAGCGATGAGAATTATGGATATAACTGAATTTGCCAATCATAATATTGACGGTGCATTAAAGACAGTAGTATTGTTATCTCCACTTTGTATTAAGGAAGGATTTACTCCATGATCTTTTTTATTATCCTGTTTATCGCTGTCGTAATCTATTTCCTTTTGATCTTTCCGACTCAATGGCTTAAGGTGGAACGTGTCCGCTACTCTTGTGGGATTGGAATCCGAGCTCTGCAAATTAGCGACCTACACGTGGAGAAACTCCGTATCAGTCCGGAAAGATTGACTCGCTTGATTACCAAAGGAGCTCCTGATTATATTTTTCTCACGGGAGACTTTACTCAGAAATCCCGACATTTATCCAAGGTGCAGCGGTATGCTAACGCGATTGCGAAGCCCGGCATTCCTGTTGTTGCGGTATTGGGGAATCATGATCATCGCCTAAACTTCACTGCTTTTAATCAGCTTATCCACATTCTCGAAAGCGCGGGTATACAGGTCCTTAGCAATCAGTCGATATTGGTTGATAACTTTCAAATTGTTGGAATCGATGATTTAGGCAGCAAGAAAAGCAAGATTGATCAAGCATTCGCAAACATCGATCCAAGCAAACCG
The nucleotide sequence above comes from Paenibacillus sp. IHBB 10380. Encoded proteins:
- a CDS encoding MFS transporter — its product is MTALKKETIENNIPTWLTLLLATACGIIVANLYYAQPLVGIISSSIGLSANMSGFIVTLTQIGYVVGLLFIVPMGDIIENRRLVVVSLFLTGIALAITAVSKQAVPFLAASFVIGLGSVAAQVLVPFASYLASESSGGRVVGNVMSGLLLGIMLSRPLSSLVADFFGWHAVFALSAAAVFILAIVLLKVLPARKPSTDTRYTALLGSMWQLLRTTPILRRRAAYHACVFATFSLFWTTAPLLLSSPIFHFSQKDIALFALVGVAGAIAAPVAGRLADRGWTKPATGIALAAVVISMLLPLMFQSGSTTGIAILVVSAILLDAGVSANLVLGQRALFSLSPEIRNRLNGLFMAIFFFGGAIGSAIGGWTYTTGGWSAVLWVGMAFPIAAILYFATEKK
- a CDS encoding TetR/AcrR family transcriptional regulator, with amino-acid sequence MNGKRGRPRNVEAQNSILSASYELLLENGFQAVTVDKIADRAQVSKATIYKWWPNKAAVVMDGFLYAATTRLPVPDTDSAFSDILIHATNLTRFLTSREGTIITELLGEGQFDSGLAEAYRTRFFRPRRLEARSLLEKGIQLGELKKDLDIDICIDLIYGPIFYRLLVTGEKLDETYVQHLVQNAFEGIRST
- a CDS encoding metallophosphoesterase, translating into MIFFIILFIAVVIYFLLIFPTQWLKVERVRYSCGIGIRALQISDLHVEKLRISPERLTRLITKGAPDYIFLTGDFTQKSRHLSKVQRYANAIAKPGIPVVAVLGNHDHRLNFTAFNQLIHILESAGIQVLSNQSILVDNFQIVGIDDLGSKKSKIDQAFANIDPSKPILVLTHNPNLVLSIKRKYTYLMAGHFHGMQFNVPFLFRFIDKGKLAADGIYKGMHSGTHGKFYISKGIGQTGINARFLIRSEVTLHELY